In Mucilaginibacter auburnensis, the genomic stretch GTTCGTATCTCTCCGTTTGACTCCAATGCCAAGCGCCATACATCTTTTGCATCTGTATATGTATATCCGCTGGTTGATGATACGATAGAAATTGAAGTTAACCCTGGCGATATTGAGTTTGAAACTTTTAGGGCAGGCGGTGCAGGCGGACAAAACGTAAACAAAGTGGAAACTGCTGTGCGTTTATATCACAAACCATCGGGCATTATCATCAAAAACCAGGAGTCGCGCTCACAACTTCAAAATAAAGACAATGCTATACGCTTGCTAAAATCGCAGTTGTATGAAATTGAGATGCGCAAGCGCCAGGAGGCAACCAATAAAATTGAGGGTAATAAAAAGAAGATAGAGTGGGGCTCGCAGATACGTAACTATGTATTGCATCCGTACAAGTTGGTAAAAGATCTGCGTACAGACCACGAAACATCAAATGCCCAGGCTGTATTAGATGGCGACCTTAACGACTTTTTAAAAGCCTACTTAATGGAGTTTGGGGGAAATAAATAAAATGCTAAGCCTGCGTTAGCTAATAACGCAGGCAAAACATAACAAGGTAACCCCGGTTTAAATCAAAACGTTAACTAAACTTTATATCCATGAAAATCAAAAAAGTTCTAATAGGTATTGATAACAGCAATATTGCTGAACATGCTGCTCAATATGGTTTTGAATTAGCTGTAGCTTTTAAAGCAGAAGTTGGATTGGTTAACGTGGTTGAGCCCATTGTAGCGCCAATGGGGGGCAGTATTGACCCGATGGGAGGTACTTCTCTACCGGAAATGACTTCGGTTGATGCCGAACTGATGGATATCCAAAATCAGAGCTCAAAAAAACTGGTAGACCGTATTGCTGATGAATTCGGCGCAGGATTATCTGTAACGCATTTCACTGAATTTGGCGATACAGCCGATGGGATTTTACAAGCTTGCGCAGAGTTTAATGCTGATGTAATTGTTGTGGGTACACACAGCCGTAGTGGCTTGGATAGATTACTGATGGGTAGTGTTGCTGAGCACGTGGTGCGCCATGCTATGGTTCCGGTATTTGTGGTGCCTTTACCTCATCATGAAGAGTAAGTAATTCAGGCTGTTAATACAACAGCCTGAATTTTATAGTATGCTCAATGGCTTTTAATTCGTTTAATACCTGGGTATCATAACCTGTATTAACATCGGTAATAACGTAGCCAATTTGTGGGTTGGTAACCAGAAACTCACCTACTATGTTAATATTATGGCGCGCAAATACATCATTTATCTTAGCCAGAATACCCGGTACATTTTTATGAATGTGTATGAGTCGGTGTGAGTTGCTTACCCTTGGCGGTTGCAGATCCGGAAAGTTACAGCTGGTGTGCGTCTTACCCTCGTTCATAAAAGCAATTACACGCTTAGGCAAAAAGTCGTCGCTGCGGGGGTTGTGTTTTGGGTCATCAAAAATAATGATGCCGTTCTCGCATGCTGCTTCAGACAGTCTTCGGCCCACTTTGCCAAAGCAGCCAATAACCTTCAATCTTCCGGCTTTAGCTACTTGTTCTGATGTTGGCTGGTTAGCTTCATCGCAAAGTAAAACGCCCGCTTCTTCCAGGTATTTTTCTTCTATCTTTTCGCGCTGACGCAGGTTGTAACCTTCTTTGCGCATTTGTGCCAGTACATCTTCTTCAATATCGCCAATAACTAAACACTTTATACGGTTTTTGGGGTAGGAGATGGCACGCGGCAGCTTGTTGATGTACAAAAACTCATCAAAGCTCGGAGTAATGTGATCGGCTTTTTCTGCTACTGATTTCCGCTCAATATTCTCGGTAAAGGCAAAGAACTTTTTGATCATGCCCGACTCCTTCAACTGGAAATCTGAGTAACCATCGCCAATACCATAGATGTCGCCTTCCAGTTTAAGTTCTTCCAGCAATTTAACCTTGCCGCCTTCCTGAGATAGCGGGTTCTCGCGGTCATACCCTACAATGTTGCCTTCGTCATCAAAAACAAAAGTATTGGCGTATATATTTTCTTTTTTAATATGATACTCGGTAACAACAGGTGTGATAAACTCTTTAAATCCGCCCGATACGATCAAAACCTCATCCTGATGGTTTTTAAAAAAAATGGTGTTGCGTGAAAAAGAAGTTGATACTTTTTTCTTCAGATGACTTATCAGCAGTTTTAAATGCTCGCGGTTGGCCTGTAATAGCTTAACACGGTTTTCAAGACTCTGACTAAATGACAACCTTCCCTCCATAGAGGCATTGGTAAGGTCTTCTATCTGTTGGTAAATTTTCTCTCTGTCGGGGTGGTTTTTAAGAGATATTCGGGCAAGTTCGTCCAGCGCTTCAACTTGTGTAAATGTGCTGTCAAAATCTATAATAAAATACTGGCTCATTCTGTTTTGTATATGCAAAGGTGCAATTTTTGCGCGAGGTTTTGTAAAAGATAGCGGTAATCTTACATAAAACTTGTTTATCGGTTAAACCTTTGCACAATGTTTTGTCTAATAATTTGTTATTGTAATGAATAAATAAGCCATGAAAAAGTTGATTGTTTTTGTTTTATCGGTAGTAACTTTATCATCCTGCTCAACACGTTATAATTATTACGTGGCAGCACTTAACCGTACAAACTTAAGCGCATACCGAACGTTTTCGTGGATGCAGCCCCCGGGTGGTGCAGCTCAGCCATCCATTTCAGTTACCGATGCTAAAATAAAGGATGCAGCAGCGCAAGCCTTAACCCAAAAAGGTTTGACCATGCAGCAGCAAAATCCTGATCTGTTAGTGAGCTACTCAAAAGTTGAAGGCAGAGGCAGCCGTACTAATTATTATCCAATGTACGTTGGCGGTGGCTTTTATCCTGGCTTTGGCTGGGGTTGGGGTGGTTTAGGTTGGGGAGGCTTTGGTTGGGGCGGTTTTGGCTACGGCGGATGGTACAACCCTTATTTTTATGGCCCGTCATACTATGCAGGTACAACTGTACAACGAGAGCATTTCAAAGAAGGTACTTTGGTTATTGATTTAATTGACAATCGCTCAAAGCAATTGGTTTGGCGTGGTTACGGCGTAGGCGAAGTGCGTAATAACCAGCAAAAGGATATAGAAGATCTGCCTAAAGTAGTATCGGGGATATTTGAACAGCTGAGTTTGGCACCATCATCAGCGCCTCCGGCAGGTGGAAGCGGAAGAGGCTACAGAACAAGTTCTTCAAGATAAATTAAAAAGGAAGCTAAGCTATAGCTTCCTTTTTTTGTTTATTATGTAAATACCAGGTTGCAAACGCCAACCCTGCTATAAATAAAACTATCAGCCAGTTGTCAAGCGGTAGGCAATTTGGGTCATATCCGGTTGGATCATCAGGATCTCCACTGGCAGGTACTTCACAGTCTGCAAAAGTAGCCCCGCTTGTAAGCAACAATGAAACTAACAGAACTAAAATTTTTCTAATTTTTTGCATGCTATTGTTTAAAGTTTAACAAATTTAGTTGAAGCTAATCGTTTTTTGCTGGTGTTGTCAATTAACTCAACGGTATAATTTCCGGGCAGTAATGATGTTAAATTTTCCTGGCCTGTTTTCGAGTTGTGTAACGATGATAGCACTCTTAAACCTACTGAATTGTAAATAGCCATACTTATTGAGCCCTTAACATCTTCTTTTACATCAAACATAAGGAAATTGCTTACCGGATTAGGATATAAGCTGAACACCTGATCTTTATTATCCTCAGGTTTTATTATAACAATTGAAGTGTAAGTAGTGCCGTAAATGTCTGTTTGTTTAAGCCTATAGTAAACTAACGAGTTCGATGCGGTTTTATCTACAAAACCGTAGTCGCCTTTAGCAGTAGACATTGAATTGTTTACCCCCTCAAAAGTTTTGTTGTCTAAGCTTCTTTCCAGTTCAAAATAGGTGTAAGTATATTCGTTTTGGGTTTTCCAATGTAAAATATTCTGTCCTTTACTTCTGTTACCTGTAAACGACGCAAGTTGGTAGGGCGGTAGTTTCTTTAAAGTGATAACTACCTCAAAGCGGGTATCGCCAAAAGTTAAAGGGTTGGTTTTATCAACACTGAAGTTATAAGCGGAGTTAACGCGAAGGTTAATCGAGTCCGTTTTAAAATGATCCATTAACCATACATCATATTTATCAGGTATATTTGATACATCCAGCTTGTTTATAGTAAAATTGCCACTGGCATTACTATTTACACTTAAAAACACAGAAGTCTTTTTTTCATTCAGCGGTTGCGATGCTATGGCTACCTGATACTTATCGGCAGTAGTGGCGCCAAAGAACACATTTTGACCACTACCATTTAAATCATCGGCATCTTCAGTGTCTAAATAATTTTCAATGTAATCTTTTGAAAAACGTAATTGGGCAAAGTCATAGTTTGAGCTGTCTTGCACCATTTGCAGCCTGATATTTCCGGCTAACGCCTCTTTAACAGGCGCACCCATTAATAGTGTTAATGGCTGACCATTAGACTTTAATGATTCTGAAAAAGCTATTGAGCTTACATCTTTGTTAGCTTTTACAAAGAAACCCTGC encodes the following:
- a CDS encoding DUF4136 domain-containing protein, which codes for MKKLIVFVLSVVTLSSCSTRYNYYVAALNRTNLSAYRTFSWMQPPGGAAQPSISVTDAKIKDAAAQALTQKGLTMQQQNPDLLVSYSKVEGRGSRTNYYPMYVGGGFYPGFGWGWGGLGWGGFGWGGFGYGGWYNPYFYGPSYYAGTTVQREHFKEGTLVIDLIDNRSKQLVWRGYGVGEVRNNQQKDIEDLPKVVSGIFEQLSLAPSSAPPAGGSGRGYRTSSSR
- a CDS encoding HAD-IB family phosphatase produces the protein MSQYFIIDFDSTFTQVEALDELARISLKNHPDREKIYQQIEDLTNASMEGRLSFSQSLENRVKLLQANREHLKLLISHLKKKVSTSFSRNTIFFKNHQDEVLIVSGGFKEFITPVVTEYHIKKENIYANTFVFDDEGNIVGYDRENPLSQEGGKVKLLEELKLEGDIYGIGDGYSDFQLKESGMIKKFFAFTENIERKSVAEKADHITPSFDEFLYINKLPRAISYPKNRIKCLVIGDIEEDVLAQMRKEGYNLRQREKIEEKYLEEAGVLLCDEANQPTSEQVAKAGRLKVIGCFGKVGRRLSEAACENGIIIFDDPKHNPRSDDFLPKRVIAFMNEGKTHTSCNFPDLQPPRVSNSHRLIHIHKNVPGILAKINDVFARHNINIVGEFLVTNPQIGYVITDVNTGYDTQVLNELKAIEHTIKFRLLY
- a CDS encoding universal stress protein produces the protein MKIKKVLIGIDNSNIAEHAAQYGFELAVAFKAEVGLVNVVEPIVAPMGGSIDPMGGTSLPEMTSVDAELMDIQNQSSKKLVDRIADEFGAGLSVTHFTEFGDTADGILQACAEFNADVIVVGTHSRSGLDRLLMGSVAEHVVRHAMVPVFVVPLPHHEE